One stretch of Roseimicrobium sp. ORNL1 DNA includes these proteins:
- a CDS encoding ATP-binding protein produces the protein MKSTLLSTRLFFNSLLGMLVVVAAALAGVAWHQVQSARDSQRSHVFSLATAASGELAHMLVEQGTKHLPSALPWQMEDRLRSELNELGGPDALTALGVLVEVVRETPGELEPKRRFTRVGFFDVPTFKPMINGQSPDASVLEAIILAADGAPYAVSSRFVNAEGTEGKKGKLSEWITAAAPIVLPDGTRPGFLVARQPLFQFKHLLAAPKTVTTITLAVGAGLVPGLLLAIGLGRRIGMRVRQLADGLHALRQCIWTYRLPPAGTDDISEASRVYNDTIEHLAAEEQRKQALIQECISAKKMAESAMETKADFLANMSHEIRTPMNGIIGTTSLLLDMNLGAEQKELVRMIRTSGESLLHLINDILDFSKLESAKMELERMPVQMERLFQESMAIFAYKAAEKGLELNYHVFDTLPRYISSDFQRLKQILVNLLGNAVKFTDRGEILALAQPVLRPRPQGGGEQMYLQISVRDTGIGIPASKLSRLFQAFTQADQSTTRKYGGTGLGLAISRRLCRLLSGEINVVSEEGRGSNFYFEIPLEVALEDNDSIAEEAQCLAAVKNRTVSVLSPHETTSSIVLHHCRNFGMMAEARTLTASASPKELFDGAPPLVIIDIPSFSVDEANRFALEMAARGIAAVGLVPIAHEQVKKTFQSVLGAQCLFVLKPAGRRDLLRSLAALCSAPPPVPRTAPIAVAPSQVMASIRARLNAPPLISPPAPASASSTTEAHLSQTIGGMTPLPQSPPEAVPFAPAPAAPSTSAESSSTAPSFANEHPARILLVEDQPMNQKLARLMLARLGYNDVEIAENGREAVELVARNQYDLVFMDLQMPELGGQDATRAIRNNFLLKHQPVIVAVTGHALSGVREECINAGMNDFVTKPVSLDMLREVISRTIRPDQDVAMRM, from the coding sequence ATGAAGTCCACGCTGCTCAGCACCCGGCTTTTTTTCAACTCATTGCTGGGCATGCTGGTCGTGGTGGCCGCAGCGCTGGCAGGGGTGGCGTGGCATCAGGTGCAGTCCGCGCGGGACTCCCAGAGATCTCATGTTTTCAGCCTCGCTACCGCCGCGTCGGGTGAGCTGGCACACATGCTCGTGGAGCAGGGGACGAAGCATCTGCCGTCCGCGCTCCCGTGGCAGATGGAGGACCGGCTGCGAAGCGAGTTGAATGAACTTGGCGGGCCGGATGCGCTCACCGCGCTTGGAGTATTGGTGGAAGTCGTGCGGGAGACACCCGGCGAGCTCGAGCCCAAGCGCCGGTTCACCCGCGTGGGTTTCTTCGATGTGCCCACCTTCAAGCCGATGATCAATGGCCAGTCGCCGGACGCCAGTGTGCTGGAGGCCATTATCCTCGCGGCGGACGGCGCTCCCTATGCGGTGTCCTCGCGCTTTGTAAACGCGGAAGGAACGGAAGGAAAAAAGGGGAAACTCTCCGAATGGATCACGGCAGCCGCGCCGATCGTCCTGCCGGACGGGACGCGGCCGGGTTTCCTCGTAGCGCGCCAGCCCCTGTTCCAGTTCAAGCATCTTCTTGCGGCGCCGAAAACGGTCACCACGATCACCCTGGCTGTGGGAGCGGGACTGGTGCCGGGATTGCTTCTGGCCATCGGGCTTGGCCGCAGAATCGGAATGCGCGTGCGTCAGCTGGCAGATGGCCTGCATGCGCTGCGCCAGTGCATCTGGACGTACCGCCTGCCCCCGGCCGGCACGGATGACATCTCCGAAGCATCGCGGGTGTACAACGATACCATTGAGCACCTTGCCGCCGAAGAGCAACGCAAGCAGGCGCTCATCCAGGAATGCATCAGCGCCAAGAAAATGGCGGAGTCCGCCATGGAAACGAAGGCCGACTTCCTGGCGAACATGAGCCATGAGATTCGCACGCCGATGAATGGCATCATCGGTACGACTTCGCTCCTGCTGGACATGAATCTCGGAGCGGAGCAGAAGGAGCTGGTCAGGATGATCCGGACCAGCGGTGAGAGCCTGCTGCACCTCATCAATGACATTCTCGACTTCTCCAAGCTTGAGTCCGCCAAGATGGAGCTCGAGCGCATGCCAGTGCAAATGGAGAGACTCTTCCAGGAGTCCATGGCCATCTTCGCCTACAAGGCTGCGGAAAAAGGTCTCGAACTCAATTACCATGTATTCGACACGCTGCCCCGTTATATCTCCAGTGACTTCCAGCGCCTGAAGCAGATCCTGGTGAACTTGCTGGGCAATGCTGTGAAATTCACCGACCGCGGAGAAATCCTGGCGCTGGCGCAGCCGGTGTTGCGGCCTCGGCCGCAAGGTGGAGGTGAGCAGATGTATCTGCAGATCTCCGTGCGCGATACCGGCATCGGCATCCCTGCGAGCAAGCTGTCGCGTCTCTTCCAGGCCTTCACCCAGGCTGATCAATCTACCACGCGGAAGTATGGTGGCACGGGACTGGGACTGGCCATCTCCCGCCGGCTTTGCCGCCTGTTGTCTGGTGAGATCAATGTGGTGAGTGAGGAAGGGCGCGGCTCGAACTTCTATTTTGAGATCCCCCTCGAGGTGGCGCTTGAGGACAACGACAGCATCGCGGAGGAAGCCCAGTGTCTTGCCGCGGTGAAAAATCGCACGGTCTCGGTGCTCTCCCCCCATGAGACGACGTCCAGCATCGTGCTGCATCATTGCCGGAATTTTGGCATGATGGCGGAGGCCCGTACGCTGACGGCCAGCGCCTCCCCGAAGGAACTCTTCGACGGCGCGCCGCCGCTCGTGATCATCGACATTCCATCGTTCTCGGTAGATGAGGCAAACCGTTTCGCTCTTGAGATGGCTGCTCGGGGCATTGCTGCCGTGGGCCTCGTTCCGATCGCGCATGAGCAGGTGAAAAAGACTTTCCAGTCTGTACTGGGCGCGCAGTGCCTGTTTGTGCTCAAGCCGGCGGGCAGGCGGGATCTGCTGCGCTCGCTGGCGGCGCTTTGCTCCGCGCCCCCTCCTGTTCCACGCACGGCACCCATTGCCGTGGCGCCGAGCCAGGTGATGGCATCGATTCGCGCCAGGCTGAACGCGCCGCCGCTGATTTCTCCGCCTGCACCTGCATCTGCATCCTCCACCACGGAAGCACACCTCTCGCAAACCATTGGCGGGATGACTCCACTGCCACAGTCACCACCAGAAGCGGTACCCTTTGCACCGGCGCCGGCTGCGCCATCGACTTCGGCAGAGTCGAGTTCCACCGCTCCGTCCTTTGCGAACGAACATCCCGCGCGCATCCTGCTCGTCGAGGATCAGCCGATGAACCAAAAACTCGCCCGCCTCATGTTGGCGCGACTCGGCTACAATGACGTGGAGATCGCGGAGAATGGACGCGAAGCCGTGGAACTGGTGGCGCGCAATCAGTACGATCTGGTCTTCATGGATCTGCAGATGCCTGAACTGGGAGGACAGGATGCCACCCGCGCCATTCGTAATAATTTCCTGCTGAAACACCAGCCCGTAATCGTCGCAGTGACGGGACATGCACTCAGCGGGGTGCGTGAAGAGTGCATCAACGCGGGCATGAATGATTTCGTCACCAAGCCGGTCAGCTTGGACATGCTGCGTGAAGTAATTAGCCGCACCATTCGACCAGATCAGGACGTCGCCATGCGCATGTGA
- a CDS encoding response regulator codes for MNITSPAFIANEDAPLSPGGSKGRILLVDDEPVLRAMVGTVLISQGWEVLNASSGEEAEQLLQYTVAHRAPVDVVILDLILPGGISGMEAVHVLRQIQPDIRIVASSSFFANDDSKASCLNLGFDDILPKPYSATDLTAVMDRNVQRSSSKKAA; via the coding sequence ATGAACATTACCTCCCCCGCGTTCATTGCGAATGAGGACGCTCCCCTCTCGCCCGGCGGGTCGAAGGGACGCATTCTGTTGGTGGATGACGAGCCCGTGCTGCGGGCCATGGTCGGCACCGTGCTTATTTCCCAGGGTTGGGAAGTGCTCAATGCCAGCAGCGGCGAGGAGGCCGAGCAACTTCTGCAGTACACCGTAGCGCATCGTGCACCGGTAGATGTGGTCATCCTGGATTTGATTCTCCCAGGAGGCATCTCCGGCATGGAGGCAGTGCATGTGCTGCGGCAGATTCAGCCGGACATCCGCATTGTGGCCAGCAGCAGTTTCTTCGCGAATGACGACAGCAAAGCCAGCTGCCTGAATCTCGGATTTGATGACATCCTTCCCAAACCTTACAGCGCGACGGATCTCACTGCGGTCATGGATCGCAACGTACAGCGTTCCTCCTCCAAAAAAGCAGCCTAG
- a CDS encoding type II secretion system protein: MKQISLNNASAQGFSFVEILAVLGVIGVIAAIAIPQLGGINSGTKEEKNQRNAQSIVSVYAAASAAGATISGTDVDTIVADITDADGVKVDDGVFKDKRFSVSGLSPHDIAAAQAYIKYDETSGGLVYTKNKAS, translated from the coding sequence GTGAAGCAAATATCCCTGAATAACGCCAGCGCACAGGGATTCAGCTTTGTTGAGATTTTAGCAGTGCTCGGGGTCATCGGAGTCATCGCTGCCATCGCCATTCCTCAGCTTGGTGGGATTAATAGCGGCACCAAGGAAGAAAAGAACCAGCGTAACGCTCAAAGCATCGTGTCCGTGTATGCCGCTGCTTCCGCTGCTGGCGCCACCATCTCCGGCACTGACGTCGACACCATTGTGGCTGACATTACGGACGCTGATGGCGTGAAGGTGGATGATGGCGTATTCAAGGACAAGCGCTTCAGCGTTTCGGGTCTTTCCCCCCACGACATCGCGGCCGCCCAGGCGTACATCAAGTACGATGAGACTTCGGGTGGGCTCGTGTACACGAAGAACAAGGCTTCCTAG
- a CDS encoding GTP-binding protein, whose amino-acid sequence MTASAPTKQARYIMIGGFLGAGKTTSIGKLARHLSDQGLKVGLITNDQAGGLVDTKLLRSQGYATEEIAGGCFCCRFNTLVDAASKLNDSTKPDVFIAEPVGSCTDLVATVTYPLRRMYGENFSIAPLSVLVDPVRARRILGLDEGGTFSSKVAYIYKKQLEEAEVIIINKTDAVTAEQLQELTEAMQKEFPEAKVVPVSARQGNGLDAWFGELMTGSQSTRSPMAVDYDVYADGEALLGWLNATVTLKAKEDFEANDYLQSLAKAIQQRLRSQGAEIAHLKMTYSPDDGIAGEIASVNLVRTDNVPETGMELDEPSTGGQLIVNLRAETAPDELVASLKAALESVTSNVSDLTATLDHEEHFRPGRPEPTHRDGEAPVVKGGCVPGAGCC is encoded by the coding sequence ATGACCGCATCCGCTCCCACGAAACAGGCCCGCTACATCATGATTGGCGGATTTCTCGGCGCCGGCAAAACCACGAGCATCGGGAAGCTGGCCAGGCACCTTTCCGACCAGGGGCTGAAGGTCGGCCTGATCACCAATGACCAGGCTGGCGGACTCGTGGATACCAAGCTCCTGCGCAGCCAGGGCTATGCCACGGAGGAGATCGCCGGCGGCTGCTTCTGCTGCCGCTTCAACACCCTCGTGGATGCCGCTTCGAAACTGAACGATTCCACGAAGCCGGATGTGTTCATCGCGGAGCCGGTGGGCAGCTGCACCGATCTGGTGGCCACCGTGACCTACCCGCTGCGCCGCATGTACGGGGAGAATTTTTCCATCGCCCCTCTGAGCGTGCTGGTGGATCCCGTGCGCGCACGCCGCATCCTCGGCCTGGATGAAGGCGGCACCTTCTCTTCCAAGGTGGCCTACATTTACAAAAAGCAGCTCGAGGAAGCCGAGGTGATCATCATCAACAAGACGGATGCCGTCACCGCGGAACAACTTCAGGAACTCACTGAAGCCATGCAGAAGGAGTTCCCGGAAGCCAAGGTGGTGCCCGTCTCCGCCCGGCAGGGCAACGGACTCGACGCCTGGTTCGGCGAGCTGATGACCGGCAGCCAGTCCACCCGCTCGCCCATGGCCGTGGATTATGATGTGTACGCCGATGGCGAAGCGCTCCTCGGCTGGTTGAACGCCACCGTCACCTTGAAGGCGAAGGAAGACTTTGAGGCGAATGATTATCTGCAGTCCCTGGCAAAAGCCATCCAGCAGCGACTGCGGTCCCAAGGCGCCGAGATTGCCCACCTGAAGATGACCTACAGCCCCGACGACGGCATCGCGGGTGAAATCGCCTCCGTGAATCTGGTGCGGACCGACAATGTCCCCGAAACCGGCATGGAACTCGACGAGCCCAGCACCGGCGGGCAATTGATCGTAAACCTCCGCGCGGAAACTGCGCCGGATGAACTCGTCGCCTCGCTGAAAGCCGCGCTCGAAAGCGTGACCTCCAACGTGTCCGATCTCACCGCCACCCTCGATCACGAAGAACACTTCCGCCCGGGCCGTCCCGAGCCCACGCATCGTGATGGTGAAGCTCCCGTGGTGAAGGGTGGATGTGTGCCTGGGGCGGGATGCTGCTGA
- a CDS encoding type II toxin-antitoxin system death-on-curing family toxin, with protein MLQERSLHLFGGLRGVRDDGLIHSALASAENALFYGGGDLFDVAAAYAFHLAQAQAFFDGNKRTAVAAMLVFLEGNGVHVSNTHDDAIYDAIIAFAERRMGKAELAAFLRQSAGQM; from the coding sequence GTGCTTCAGGAGCGTTCTTTGCACCTGTTCGGCGGGCTGCGAGGCGTCCGCGATGATGGCTTGATCCACTCCGCGTTGGCTTCTGCGGAGAATGCGTTGTTCTACGGTGGAGGCGATCTCTTCGACGTTGCTGCGGCCTATGCGTTTCATCTCGCGCAGGCCCAAGCATTCTTTGATGGCAACAAGCGAACTGCTGTTGCTGCGATGCTGGTATTTTTAGAAGGCAATGGCGTGCACGTGTCGAACACGCATGACGATGCAATCTACGATGCCATCATTGCCTTTGCGGAGCGACGGATGGGCAAAGCTGAACTGGCAGCGTTCTTGAGGCAAAGCGCTGGCCAGATGTGA
- a CDS encoding M20 family metallopeptidase: MAAFPQSVVELAQALIRIPSVNPDGDPGVDKTGEAEVAAYVGEFLKKCGAEVAIEEVLPGRPNVIGRFRSEPSKDGKPKPRIVFGPHLDTVGVGGMTIDPFGAEVREGRLWGRGACDTKGPMAAMLWALWEMRDELAALPVEVHFAGFMSEESDQHGSRHFAKHHGKDYAFALIAEPTDLKTVFKHKGCLWADVETFGIAVHGSRPELGENAIVKMAKLIKALDADFRVQLANCGDDAWLGRSTISLGMIRGGTRANITADHCRLTVDIRYNPAVRDHGGPHEMLKAFVAQLDPGAKVTPCGALSPCLDTSAEDPFVKSLVEHGAALTGAPWFCDAAFLAEAGVPAIAMGPGSIAQAHTKDEWIEVAELERGAAFWVKWLRGR, translated from the coding sequence ATGGCTGCTTTTCCCCAGTCCGTTGTTGAACTCGCGCAGGCGTTGATCCGCATTCCTTCGGTAAATCCCGATGGGGATCCCGGTGTCGACAAGACTGGTGAAGCGGAGGTGGCGGCGTATGTGGGAGAGTTTCTCAAGAAGTGCGGAGCCGAAGTGGCGATTGAGGAAGTGTTGCCAGGCAGGCCGAATGTGATTGGCCGTTTCCGCTCGGAGCCTTCCAAGGATGGCAAGCCGAAGCCGCGCATCGTCTTCGGTCCGCACTTGGACACAGTGGGGGTGGGCGGCATGACGATTGACCCCTTTGGCGCCGAGGTGCGTGAGGGCAGACTCTGGGGACGCGGCGCGTGCGATACCAAGGGGCCCATGGCGGCGATGCTCTGGGCGCTGTGGGAAATGCGCGACGAGCTTGCAGCGCTTCCCGTCGAGGTGCATTTCGCCGGCTTCATGTCCGAGGAATCGGACCAGCATGGCTCACGGCATTTTGCGAAACATCACGGGAAGGACTATGCTTTCGCGCTCATTGCGGAGCCGACCGATCTGAAGACGGTCTTCAAACACAAGGGCTGCTTGTGGGCGGACGTGGAAACGTTCGGGATCGCAGTCCATGGCTCGCGACCGGAGCTGGGCGAGAATGCCATCGTGAAGATGGCAAAACTCATCAAGGCACTCGATGCAGATTTCCGTGTGCAGCTTGCCAATTGTGGCGATGACGCGTGGCTCGGCCGCAGCACGATCAGCCTGGGCATGATTCGCGGCGGCACGCGGGCGAATATCACGGCGGATCACTGCCGTCTCACGGTGGACATCCGTTATAATCCGGCGGTGCGGGATCACGGTGGTCCGCACGAAATGCTGAAGGCCTTCGTGGCGCAGCTCGACCCGGGAGCGAAGGTCACGCCATGTGGTGCGCTGTCTCCCTGCCTGGATACTTCCGCGGAGGATCCGTTTGTGAAGTCCCTCGTGGAGCATGGTGCTGCGCTGACAGGCGCGCCGTGGTTCTGTGATGCCGCCTTTCTCGCGGAGGCCGGCGTGCCTGCTATCGCCATGGGACCGGGAAGCATCGCCCAGGCGCATACGAAGGACGAGTGGATCGAGGTTGCAGAACTGGAGCGCGGTGCGGCGTTTTGGGTGAAGTGGCTGAGGGGGAGGTGA
- a CDS encoding ATP-grasp domain-containing protein, with protein MPSFAHAYLEEQGNGRLGQEEKLLRSELERLGIPVTLYTAKRMQRRQLPLDGTSFVAGDMVAMHGAMRQLGIEHPVPNDYPECLRAYLRRKVWTSTLAAVERGVYEGDGEPVFAKPAERRKSFTGRVFASPNDLYVIGGTSRRESVWCSEVVEWATEYRVYVAGEAILAMDWYAGEPWMKLDRAVVESAVADYRRSGTAPAAYGIDFGVLGSGETALIEANDGYALGAYQIDAASYAAVVFTRWRELLGTAVKKAEV; from the coding sequence GTGCCATCTTTCGCCCATGCCTACTTGGAGGAGCAGGGGAATGGTCGATTAGGCCAGGAGGAGAAGCTCCTCCGTTCTGAATTGGAACGGCTGGGTATTCCCGTGACTTTATACACCGCGAAGCGCATGCAGCGCAGGCAGCTTCCGTTGGATGGTACGAGTTTTGTGGCTGGGGATATGGTCGCGATGCACGGGGCCATGCGCCAGCTCGGGATTGAGCATCCGGTTCCCAATGACTACCCGGAGTGCCTCCGCGCCTACCTGCGGCGGAAGGTGTGGACTTCCACACTGGCCGCCGTGGAGAGGGGTGTCTATGAGGGGGATGGCGAGCCAGTTTTTGCGAAGCCCGCGGAGCGGCGGAAGTCTTTTACAGGCAGAGTCTTTGCTTCGCCGAACGACTTGTATGTGATCGGTGGTACCAGCAGACGTGAGTCGGTGTGGTGTTCTGAGGTCGTGGAGTGGGCCACCGAATACCGGGTGTATGTCGCGGGCGAGGCCATCCTGGCCATGGATTGGTACGCCGGCGAACCCTGGATGAAGTTGGACCGTGCCGTGGTGGAGTCAGCAGTTGCGGATTATCGGCGCTCAGGAACGGCGCCGGCCGCGTATGGCATTGACTTCGGCGTGCTCGGCAGTGGCGAGACGGCACTCATCGAGGCGAACGATGGGTATGCGCTGGGAGCCTACCAGATTGATGCGGCCTCGTATGCCGCGGTGGTGTTCACGCGGTGGAGGGAATTGTTGGGGACTGCGGTGAAGAAGGCCGAGGTGTGA
- a CDS encoding SDR family NAD(P)-dependent oxidoreductase encodes MRVLITGGAGFIGSHTTERLLANGHSVTILDNFNDYYDPAIKRENIRAIGDQITLVEGDLREKEDVERAYGAAPVDAVIHLAARAGVRPSIEQPELYIDTNIKGTFNMLEAAKRHGVKRFVFASSSSVYGVNKKVPFAEVDPILQTISPYAMTKMAGEQMCSNYSALYDIRTVCLRFFTVYGPRQRPDLAISKFTRLIHEDKPIDRYGDGSTARDYTFISDIVDGILGALEYSANQAAPKCDIFNLGGSQTVTLNEMIGAIEKALGKKAQINAMPEQPGDVPLTSADVSKASTLLKFKPTTHIDTGIPEFVKWWLEMRQKGLR; translated from the coding sequence ATGAGAGTTCTCATTACCGGAGGCGCCGGTTTCATTGGTTCCCACACCACCGAGCGGTTGCTCGCCAACGGGCACAGCGTCACCATCCTGGACAATTTCAACGACTACTACGATCCCGCCATCAAGCGCGAAAACATCCGCGCGATCGGGGACCAGATCACCCTGGTGGAAGGTGACCTCCGTGAGAAGGAGGACGTGGAGCGCGCCTATGGTGCGGCGCCGGTGGACGCCGTGATCCATCTCGCCGCCCGTGCCGGGGTGCGCCCGAGCATCGAACAGCCGGAGCTCTATATAGATACCAACATCAAGGGCACCTTCAACATGCTGGAGGCCGCGAAGCGCCATGGCGTGAAGCGGTTCGTCTTCGCCAGCAGCAGCTCCGTGTATGGCGTGAACAAGAAGGTCCCCTTCGCAGAGGTGGACCCCATTCTGCAGACCATCTCGCCCTATGCGATGACGAAGATGGCGGGCGAGCAGATGTGCTCGAACTATTCCGCGTTGTACGATATCCGCACGGTGTGCCTGCGGTTCTTCACGGTGTACGGCCCGCGCCAGCGCCCTGACCTCGCCATTTCGAAGTTCACCCGCCTCATCCATGAGGACAAGCCCATCGACCGTTATGGCGATGGCAGCACGGCCCGCGACTACACGTTCATCAGCGACATCGTGGACGGCATCCTTGGCGCGCTGGAGTACAGCGCGAATCAAGCGGCGCCGAAGTGCGACATCTTTAACCTCGGTGGCTCGCAGACGGTCACGCTCAATGAGATGATCGGCGCGATTGAAAAGGCCCTTGGCAAGAAGGCGCAGATCAATGCCATGCCCGAGCAGCCCGGCGACGTGCCGCTTACGAGCGCGGACGTGAGCAAGGCCAGCACCCTGCTGAAATTCAAGCCCACGACCCACATCGACACCGGCATCCCGGAGTTTGTGAAGTGGTGGCTGGAGATGCGGCAGAAGGGGCTGAGGTAG
- the trxA gene encoding thioredoxin codes for MASENVKSFTDATFDAEIQNAGVPVVVDFWAEWCGPCRHFAPVFDQFATENAGKVIAAKVDVDSNQNIAAKYNIRQIPTLLWFKDGNFIGQTSAMSKDGLVKKLESL; via the coding sequence ATGGCCAGCGAGAACGTCAAAAGCTTCACCGATGCCACCTTTGATGCCGAAATCCAAAACGCAGGTGTGCCTGTGGTCGTGGACTTCTGGGCAGAATGGTGCGGTCCTTGCCGCCACTTCGCCCCGGTTTTCGATCAGTTCGCCACGGAAAACGCCGGCAAGGTGATCGCCGCCAAGGTCGACGTGGACAGCAATCAGAACATCGCCGCGAAGTACAACATCCGCCAGATCCCCACCTTGCTGTGGTTCAAGGATGGTAACTTCATCGGCCAGACCAGCGCCATGTCCAAGGACGGACTGGTGAAGAAGCTGGAGTCGCTTTAA
- a CDS encoding thioredoxin domain-containing protein, with amino-acid sequence MITITDANFEAEVSDSSLPVIVDVWGDHCGSCRAMEPVLKQIATEREGQLKLCKLNLYDAPATGLRFNIRALPTFLFFKEGELVGRHSGTISKDGLLRVGGLL; translated from the coding sequence ATGATCACCATCACCGATGCCAATTTCGAGGCAGAAGTAAGCGACAGCTCGCTGCCGGTGATCGTGGATGTCTGGGGGGATCATTGTGGCTCCTGCCGCGCCATGGAGCCCGTGCTCAAGCAGATTGCGACAGAGCGCGAGGGACAGCTCAAGCTCTGCAAGCTGAACCTCTACGACGCCCCGGCAACCGGACTGCGTTTCAATATTCGCGCGCTGCCCACCTTCTTGTTCTTCAAGGAAGGAGAACTCGTCGGCAGGCACTCGGGCACCATCTCAAAGGATGGACTCCTGCGCGTCGGCGGGCTCCTGTGA
- a CDS encoding magnesium transporter CorA family protein, with the protein MIRLITEQGQLIDWQDEKPHPLPDNLVFLDLLNPARAEELEAEQWLEYQLPTREEMQEIEESSRLYSEKGALYMTAWVPVGLDTPVPETSAITFVVSPDTLTTVRYSDPMAWRVISDQVRRQHTLPLSSDAVFLTLLESIVARIADTLQNVEADLRRIAMEIFRVNPNKTSGGESQCDLNEVIKLLGRHNSLVANLRECLVSIARMLQYFLNNAAPWMKGELAALFRSVARDVKSLDDYTNQQTQEMSFLLDSTLGLINIQQNQIIKIFTVASVLFMPPTLIASIYGMNVGLPGEKAEIAFWAVMIIIVLSAILPIVFFKKKKLL; encoded by the coding sequence ATGATCCGCCTCATCACAGAGCAGGGACAGCTCATCGACTGGCAGGATGAGAAGCCCCATCCTCTGCCGGACAACCTCGTGTTTCTTGACCTGCTCAATCCCGCGCGAGCGGAGGAGTTGGAGGCGGAACAGTGGCTGGAGTACCAGCTCCCCACGCGAGAAGAAATGCAGGAGATCGAGGAGTCCTCGCGACTGTATTCGGAAAAGGGCGCCCTCTACATGACGGCATGGGTGCCGGTGGGGCTGGACACGCCAGTCCCGGAAACGTCCGCCATCACCTTCGTGGTGAGCCCGGACACGCTCACCACGGTCCGCTACTCCGACCCCATGGCCTGGCGTGTCATTTCGGACCAAGTCCGTCGCCAACACACCCTTCCACTCAGCAGTGACGCGGTCTTCCTTACGCTGCTGGAGTCCATCGTCGCGCGCATCGCGGATACCCTGCAGAACGTGGAGGCGGACCTGCGTCGCATCGCGATGGAGATCTTCCGGGTGAATCCGAACAAGACGTCGGGTGGCGAAAGCCAGTGTGACCTCAACGAAGTCATCAAGCTCCTGGGCCGCCACAACAGCCTCGTGGCAAACCTTCGCGAGTGCCTCGTCAGCATCGCCCGCATGCTGCAGTACTTCCTCAACAACGCCGCTCCGTGGATGAAAGGCGAGTTGGCCGCTCTCTTCCGCAGTGTGGCCCGCGACGTGAAGAGCCTGGATGACTACACCAACCAGCAGACGCAGGAGATGAGCTTCCTCCTCGACAGCACGCTGGGCTTGATCAACATCCAGCAGAACCAGATCATCAAAATCTTCACTGTGGCCAGCGTGCTCTTCATGCCGCCCACGCTCATCGCCAGCATCTACGGCATGAACGTCGGCCTGCCCGGGGAGAAGGCCGAGATTGCCTTCTGGGCCGTGATGATCATCATCGTCCTCTCTGCCATCCTGCCCATTGTCTTCTTCAAGAAGAAGAAGCTGCTGTAG